From Candidatus Binataceae bacterium, one genomic window encodes:
- a CDS encoding nitronate monooxygenase: MNLDSIFATPITRSLNIKYPIFQAGMGFVAHAELASAVSNAGGLGCIGSGSMSARELSEQIHRCRDLTDRPFGVDILFAEVKADKNNPTVVRYASNVQKLIDITFEEKVPVIVSGLGNPAGIVPQAQKQGVVVMSLCGNVKQARRLEASGVDAIIAQGHEAGGHTGRIGTMTLVPQIVDAVRVPVLAAGGLADGRGLLAALALGAEGVWMGSRFVASIEAYAHANYKNKIVEIDEEGTTITRCHSGKPCRLIRNKFTESWVGREAEIKPFPIQSVEYGFPLAEKARYEGKVEEGGMACGQSAGLINAIKPAGQIVRDVMSEAQATLEERFLSLRKSKAA, translated from the coding sequence ATGAATCTCGATTCGATTTTCGCCACACCCATCACCCGTAGCCTCAACATCAAGTATCCAATCTTTCAGGCGGGAATGGGTTTTGTTGCACACGCAGAACTCGCCAGCGCGGTGTCTAACGCGGGCGGACTCGGGTGCATCGGTTCCGGATCGATGAGCGCGCGTGAATTAAGCGAACAAATCCATCGCTGTCGCGATCTGACTGATCGGCCCTTCGGAGTCGATATTCTTTTTGCTGAGGTCAAGGCCGACAAGAACAACCCCACCGTGGTGCGCTACGCTTCCAACGTTCAGAAGCTCATCGACATCACCTTCGAAGAGAAGGTCCCGGTCATCGTTTCCGGTCTCGGCAATCCCGCGGGGATCGTTCCCCAGGCGCAAAAGCAGGGAGTGGTCGTGATGTCGCTGTGCGGCAACGTGAAGCAGGCGCGCCGGCTGGAAGCATCCGGCGTCGACGCGATTATCGCGCAGGGACACGAAGCGGGTGGGCACACGGGACGAATCGGCACGATGACGCTGGTGCCACAGATAGTCGACGCGGTGCGGGTGCCAGTGCTGGCCGCGGGCGGACTGGCTGATGGGCGCGGGCTTTTGGCGGCTTTGGCGTTGGGCGCTGAAGGGGTCTGGATGGGGAGCCGTTTCGTCGCATCGATCGAGGCCTACGCGCATGCGAATTACAAAAACAAGATCGTGGAGATCGACGAGGAGGGAACCACCATCACGCGCTGCCACTCCGGAAAGCCCTGTCGGCTCATCCGCAACAAATTCACCGAATCGTGGGTGGGGCGCGAGGCGGAAATCAAGCCGTTCCCGATTCAGTCGGTCGAATACGGGTTCCCGCTGGCGGAGAAGGCGCGCTACGAGGGCAAGGTCGAAGAAGGCGGGATGGCGTGCGGGCAGAGCGCGGGACTTATCAATGCCATCAAACCGGCCGGACAGATAGTGCGCGATGTGATGAGCGAAGCACAGGCGACGCTGGAGGAGCGCTTCCTTTCTCTCCGCAAATCGAAAGCGGCCTGA